Proteins encoded in a region of the Podarcis muralis chromosome 2, rPodMur119.hap1.1, whole genome shotgun sequence genome:
- the SMIM36 gene encoding small integral membrane protein 36: protein MDFYLEIDPVTLNLIILVASYVILLLVFLISCVMYDCRGRDPSKEYAPEIPTENQPPIRLVVMQQGNPNTRWAKGPFPTYENPPGPQGKRTTIV, encoded by the coding sequence ATGGATTTTTATTTAGAAATTGACCCGGTTACCTTGAACCTGATCATCCTGGTAGCTAGCTATGTCATCCTGCTCTTGGTTTTCCTGATTTCCTGTGTGATGTATGACTGTCGAGGGAGAGACCCCAGTAAGGAATATGCTCCTGAGATCCCAACAGAGAACCAGCCTCCGATCCGGCTAGTTGTGATGCAGCAAGGGAATCCCAACACCCGCTGGGCGAAAGGACCTTTCCCCACTTATGAAAACCCTCCTGGCCCACAAGGGAAAAGGACTACGATTGTATAA